From the Actinomycetes bacterium genome, one window contains:
- the nuoE gene encoding NADH-quinone oxidoreductase subunit NuoE, with translation MTELSSTPTAFPPEVRERLVAGAAEIIARYPRSRSALLSMLHLVQAEEGYVSPHGIELCAELLDITAAEVAAVATFYTMYKRRPNGEYSVGVCTNTLCAVMGGDQIFAALKEHLGIGHDETTEDGKVTLEHLECNAACDYAPVLMVNWEFFDNQTPESATQLVDDLRAGEQPAPTRGASLCTFKQVSRVLAGFPDGRADEGPSAGPATLAGLLIHREQTSAGKRRRSDETTSRSSSGSGGSGTGYGAQGGPSESDSVSTAESDDANPTPPATEKDGEA, from the coding sequence GTGACCGAGCTGTCGTCCACCCCGACGGCCTTCCCGCCAGAGGTCCGCGAGCGGCTCGTCGCCGGCGCCGCCGAGATCATCGCGCGCTACCCGCGCAGCCGGTCCGCGCTGCTGTCGATGCTGCACCTGGTGCAGGCCGAGGAGGGCTACGTCAGCCCGCACGGCATCGAGCTGTGCGCCGAGCTGCTCGACATCACGGCCGCGGAGGTCGCGGCAGTCGCGACCTTCTACACGATGTACAAGCGCCGCCCCAACGGCGAGTACTCCGTCGGCGTCTGCACGAACACGCTCTGCGCCGTCATGGGTGGCGACCAGATCTTCGCCGCCCTCAAGGAGCATCTGGGCATCGGCCACGACGAGACGACCGAGGACGGCAAGGTCACCCTCGAGCACCTCGAGTGCAACGCGGCGTGCGACTACGCACCGGTGCTGATGGTCAACTGGGAGTTCTTCGACAACCAGACCCCCGAGTCGGCTACGCAGCTGGTCGACGACCTGCGAGCCGGCGAGCAGCCCGCACCGACCCGTGGCGCGTCGCTGTGCACCTTCAAGCAGGTCTCCCGGGTCCTCGCCGGCTTCCCGGACGGCCGGGCAGACGAGGGGCCGTCGGCCGGCCCGGCCACCCTGGCCGGCCTCCTGATCCACCGCGAGCAGACGTCGGCCGGCAAGCGGCGCCGCAGCGACGAAACCACGTCTCGCTCCAGCTCCGGCAGCGGCGGGTCCGGCACCGGCTACGGCGCGCAGGGCGGCCCCAGCGAGAGCGACTCGGTTTCGACGGCCGAGTCGGACGACGCCAACCCCACCCCGCCCGCGACCGAG
- a CDS encoding NADH-quinone oxidoreductase subunit D has product MTDTGFTTGSPRETTEGTVYTVTGQDWDSITAGLGETHDERIVVNMGPQHPSTHGVLRLILELEGETVTECRLGIGYLHTGIEKNTEYRTWTQGVTFVTRMDYLAPLFNEYAYVRGVERLLGIEDQVPERANVIRVMLMELNRVSSHLVALATGGMELGALTAMTFGFRERELILDIFEMVTGLRMNHAYFRPGGVSQDLPPGAVDRIRDLLKLLPKRLSDTEKLLVGNKIWMERTVGVGYLDLTGCMALGITGPILRATGLPHDLRKSQPYAGYETYEFDVQTQDTCDAYGRFLIRIAEMKESLKIVEQCLDRLQPGPVMVEDKKIAWPAQLALGGDGLGNSLDHIKHIMGQSMEALIHHFKLVTEGFRVPPGQVYTAIESPRGELGVHLVSDGGTRPYRVHFRDPSFNNLQAAPAMSEGSMVADVIAAIASIDPVMGGVDR; this is encoded by the coding sequence GTGACCGACACCGGGTTCACGACCGGGTCCCCCCGGGAGACCACCGAGGGGACCGTCTACACCGTCACCGGCCAGGACTGGGACTCCATCACCGCCGGCCTCGGCGAGACCCACGACGAGCGCATCGTCGTCAACATGGGCCCGCAGCACCCGTCGACCCACGGCGTGCTCCGGCTGATCCTCGAGCTCGAGGGCGAGACCGTCACCGAGTGCCGGCTGGGCATCGGCTACCTGCACACCGGCATCGAGAAGAACACCGAGTACCGCACCTGGACGCAGGGCGTCACGTTCGTGACGCGCATGGACTACCTGGCGCCGCTGTTCAACGAGTACGCCTACGTCCGGGGCGTCGAGCGCCTGCTCGGCATCGAGGACCAGGTGCCCGAGCGGGCCAACGTCATCCGGGTCATGCTCATGGAGCTCAACCGGGTGTCCTCCCACCTGGTAGCGCTTGCCACCGGCGGCATGGAGCTCGGCGCGCTGACCGCGATGACCTTCGGCTTCCGCGAGCGCGAGCTGATCCTCGACATCTTCGAGATGGTCACCGGCCTGCGGATGAACCACGCGTACTTCCGCCCGGGTGGCGTCTCGCAGGACCTGCCCCCCGGCGCGGTGGACCGCATCCGGGACCTCCTCAAGCTCCTGCCCAAGCGGCTCTCCGACACCGAGAAGCTGCTGGTCGGCAACAAGATCTGGATGGAGCGCACGGTCGGCGTCGGCTACCTCGACCTGACCGGCTGCATGGCGCTGGGCATCACCGGCCCGATCCTGCGGGCCACCGGCCTGCCCCACGACCTGCGCAAGTCACAGCCCTACGCCGGCTACGAGACCTACGAGTTCGACGTGCAGACGCAGGACACCTGCGACGCCTACGGCCGCTTCCTGATCCGCATCGCGGAGATGAAGGAGTCACTGAAGATCGTCGAGCAGTGCCTGGACCGGCTGCAGCCGGGCCCGGTGATGGTGGAGGACAAGAAGATCGCCTGGCCGGCACAGCTCGCGCTCGGCGGTGACGGGCTCGGCAACTCCCTCGACCACATCAAGCACATCATGGGCCAGTCGATGGAGGCCCTGATCCACCACTTCAAGCTGGTGACCGAGGGCTTCCGGGTGCCACCGGGGCAGGTCTACACCGCGATCGAGTCCCCCCGCGGCGAGCTCGGCGTCCACCTGGTCAGCGACGGCGGCACCCGGCCGTACCGCGTGCACTTCCGCGACCCGTCGTTCAACAACCTGCAGGCCGCCCCGGCGATGTCGGAAGGCAGCATGGTCGCCGACGTCATCGCGGCGATCGCGTCCATCGACCCGGTGATGGGTGGTGTCGACCGGTGA
- a CDS encoding NADH-quinone oxidoreductase subunit C produces the protein MSESQDLERRGAEEDVTHAPAAVGETVDVRRGMFGADGTGDTSGYGGLVRPVQLPGGSPRPYGGWFDEVADSLERAVPSFTDALEKVVVDRDEVTFHVRREELVDVMRALRDDPALRFEMCMGVSGVHYPHEEGRELHAVYPLVSVTHNRRVRVEVTCPDADPHVPSVTSVHPGNDWHERETFDFFGIVFDGHPALTRIEMPDDWPGHPQRKDYPLGGIPVEYKGAQIPPPDERRSYS, from the coding sequence ATGAGCGAGTCCCAGGACCTCGAGCGCCGCGGGGCCGAGGAGGACGTCACCCACGCGCCGGCGGCCGTCGGCGAGACGGTCGACGTCCGCCGCGGCATGTTCGGGGCCGACGGGACCGGTGACACGTCCGGCTACGGCGGCCTGGTCCGCCCCGTGCAGCTCCCCGGTGGGTCGCCGAGGCCGTACGGCGGCTGGTTCGACGAGGTCGCCGACTCACTCGAGCGCGCCGTACCGAGCTTCACCGACGCCCTGGAGAAGGTCGTCGTCGACCGCGACGAGGTGACCTTCCACGTCCGTCGTGAGGAGCTGGTCGACGTGATGCGGGCGCTGCGCGACGACCCGGCGCTGCGCTTCGAGATGTGCATGGGCGTCTCGGGCGTGCACTACCCGCACGAGGAGGGGCGCGAGCTGCACGCGGTCTACCCGCTGGTGTCGGTGACCCACAACCGGCGGGTGCGCGTCGAGGTCACCTGCCCCGACGCCGACCCGCACGTCCCGTCCGTGACGTCGGTCCACCCGGGCAACGACTGGCACGAGCGGGAGACCTTCGACTTCTTCGGCATCGTCTTCGACGGCCACCCCGCCCTGACCCGGATCGAGATGCCGGACGACTGGCCGGGTCACCCGCAGCGCAAGGACTACCCGCTGGGCGGTATCCCGGTGGAGTACAAGGGCGCGCAGATCCCGCCGCCCGACGAGCGGAGGTCGTACTCGTGA
- a CDS encoding NADH-quinone oxidoreductase subunit B family protein, protein MGIEEKLPSGVLLTSVEKLAGYMRKGSLWPATFGLACCAIEMMAVGTPRYDLARFGMEVFRASPRQADLMIVAGRVSQKMAPVLRQIYDQMPNPKWVLSMGVCASSGGMFNNYAIVQGVDHVVPVDIYLPGCPPRPEMLMDAILKLHEQIGSAPLGVNREKAARAAEQAALTAKPTAQMKGLLR, encoded by the coding sequence ATGGGCATCGAGGAGAAGCTCCCCAGCGGGGTGCTGCTGACCAGCGTCGAGAAGCTGGCCGGCTACATGCGCAAGGGCTCGCTGTGGCCCGCGACCTTCGGGCTGGCCTGCTGCGCGATCGAGATGATGGCGGTCGGGACCCCGCGCTACGACCTGGCGCGCTTCGGCATGGAGGTGTTCCGCGCGTCGCCGCGGCAGGCCGACCTGATGATCGTGGCCGGCCGGGTCAGCCAGAAGATGGCTCCGGTCCTGCGCCAGATCTACGACCAGATGCCCAACCCCAAGTGGGTGCTGTCGATGGGCGTCTGCGCCTCCAGCGGCGGCATGTTCAACAACTACGCCATCGTGCAGGGCGTCGACCACGTCGTGCCGGTCGACATCTACCTGCCGGGCTGCCCGCCGCGGCCCGAGATGCTCATGGACGCCATCCTCAAGCTGCACGAGCAGATCGGCTCGGCGCCGCTGGGCGTCAACCGCGAGAAGGCCGCGCGCGCGGCCGAGCAGGCGGCGCTGACCGCCAAGCCGACCGCCCAGATGAAGGGCTTGCTCAGATGA
- a CDS encoding NADH-quinone oxidoreductase subunit A, whose product MNSYVPIMVLGALSLGFAVFSIGAGAATGPKRFNRAKLDAYECGIEPTPQPVGGGRFPVKYYLTAMLFIIFDIEIVFLYPWAVQFDALGIFGLVEMVLFIATLLVAYAYVWRRGGLEWD is encoded by the coding sequence GTGAACTCCTACGTGCCGATCATGGTCCTCGGTGCCCTGTCCCTCGGCTTCGCGGTGTTCTCCATCGGCGCCGGCGCGGCCACCGGCCCCAAGCGCTTCAACCGGGCCAAGCTCGACGCCTACGAGTGCGGCATCGAGCCCACGCCGCAGCCGGTCGGCGGTGGCCGGTTCCCGGTCAAGTACTACCTGACGGCGATGCTCTTCATCATCTTCGACATCGAGATCGTCTTCCTCTACCCGTGGGCGGTCCAGTTCGACGCCCTGGGCATCTTCGGCCTGGTGGAGATGGTCCTGTTCATCGCGACGCTGCTGGTCGCCTACGCGTACGTGTGGCGGCGCGGCGGATTGGAGTGGGACTGA